In Pogoniulus pusillus isolate bPogPus1 unplaced genomic scaffold, bPogPus1.pri scaffold_102_arrow_ctg1, whole genome shotgun sequence, a genomic segment contains:
- the TRAPPC14 gene encoding trafficking protein particle complex subunit 14 isoform X1, whose product MESQCDYFMYFPAVPFAARELLSGEPGRYRALPRRNHLYLGETVRFLLVLRCRPGNGGGTGPGRPAWAELAASLSALASVSPGGIEACGDRDGDADGTGDGTGASPDPAVFRECRALLTHSQGPPGRPAAGIPVEDPIVCPDEVIFPLTISLDKLPPGTVKAKIVVTVWQRDTEPAELREAGSYLGLLQARAPAQLFRQEQGAFKAQVSTLLTVLPPPVVRCRQLTVSGKYLTVLKVLNGWSQEEISLWDVQILPNFNASYLPVMPDGSVLLVDDVCHHSGEVPVGAFCRLAGAGSGCPCALSALEEHNFLFQLQAPERPPEDAKEGLEVPLVAIVQWSTPKLPFTSSIYTHYRLPSIRLERPRFVMTAACESPVRARQRFTVTYTLLNQLQDFLAVRLVWTPDATAAGKKLPGATLDAVVCHSPLTNLGYSRKGSAISIPVAFQALRAGLFELSQHMKLKLQFSANVANPPPEARALSRKSSPSSPAVRDLVERHQAGLGRSQSFSHQQPSRSHLMRSGSVMERRAITPPVGSPVGRPLYLPPDKTVLALDKIAKRECKVLVVEPVK is encoded by the exons ATGGAGTCGCAGTGCGATTATTTTATGTACTTCCCGGCTGTGCCGTTCGCGGCCCGGGAGCTGCTGTCGGGCGAACCGGGCCGGTACCGGGCGCTCCCCCGCCGTAACCACCTTTACCTGGGTGAGACCGTCCGGTTCCTCCTGGTGCTCCGTTGCAGGCCCGGTAACGGCGGCGGCACTGGTCCGGGCCGGCCAGCCTGGGCCGAGCTGGCCGCCTCCTTGTCCGCCCTGGCCAGCGTCAGCCCCGGTGGCATCGAAGCCTGCGGCGATCGGGACGGAGATGCGGATGGCACCGGGGATGGGACCGGAGCCTCACCCGACCCCGCCGTGTTCCGAGAGTGCAGAGCGCTGCTGACACACAGCCAGGGTCCCCCGGGGCGGCCGGCGGCTGGC ATCCCGGTGGAGGACCCAATCGTGTGCCCAGATGAGGTCATCTTCCCTCTGACTATCTCCCTGGACAAGCTGCCCCCGGGCACCGTCAAGGCCAAG atcGTGGTGACAGTGTGGCAGAGGGACACGGAGCCAGCGGAGCTGCGGGAGGCTGGCAGctacctggggctgctgcaggcgCGGGCACCTGCCCAGCTCTTCcgccaggagcagggagcctTCAAGGCGCAGG tgagcacactgctgaccgTGCTGCCCCCACCCGTGGTGCGGTGCCGCCAGCTCACCGTGTCCGGCAAGTACCTGACAGTACTGAAAG TGCTCAACGGTTGGTCCCAGGAGGAGATCTCTCTCTGGGATGTGCAGATCCTGCCCAACTTCAATGCCAGCTACCTACCTGTGATGCCCGATGGCTCCGTCCTGCTGGTTGATGATGTTTG CCACCACTCCGGGGAGGTGCCTGTGGGGGCCTTCTGccgcctggcaggggctggctcaggctgcccttgTGCCCTGAGTGCCCTCGAGGAGCACAACTTCCTGttccagctgcaggcacccGAGAGGCCTCCAGAGGATGCCAAGGAG GGCTTGGAGGTCCCACTGGTGGCCATCGTCCAGTGGTCAACGCCCAAACTGCCTTTCACCAGCAGCATCTACACCCACTACCG GCTGCCAAGCATCCGCCTGGAGCGGCCTCGTTTCGTGATGACTGCAGCCTGTGAGTCGCCGGTGCGGGCACGGCAGCGCTTCACTGTCACCTACACCCTGCTCAACCAGCTCCAGGACTTCTTGGCAGTGCGCCTCGTCTGGACTCCCGATGCCACTGCAGCTG GCAAGAAGCTGCCCGGTGCCACCCTGGACGCTGTAGTGTGCCACTCCCCCCTCACCAACTTGGGCTACTCACGCAAGGGCAGTGCCATCTCCATCCCCGTGGCCTTCCAGGCGCTGCGGGCAGGGCTCTTTGAG CTATCTCAGCACATGAAGCTGAAGCTGCAGTTCAGTGCCAACGTTGCCAACCCCCCCCCTGAGGCGCGGGCACTGTCCcgcaagagcagccccagcagtcCTGCTGTGAGGGACCTGGTTGAGAggcaccaggcagggctgggcaggtcCCAGTCCTTCTCCCACCAGCAGCCCTCCCGAAGCCACCTCATGAG GTCTGGCAGCGTGATGGAGCGCAGAGCCATCACCCCCCCCGTGGGGTCACCCGTGGGGCGCCCTCTCTACCTGCCCCCCGACAAGACTGTGTTGGCACTGGACAAGATTGCCAAGCGTGAGTGCAAGGTGCTGGTGGTGGAACCTGTCAAGTGA
- the LAMTOR4 gene encoding ragulator complex protein LAMTOR4 isoform X3, translating into MTTALTQGLERIPDQVGYLVISDGAVLASSGDLENDEQTAAVLSELVGTACGLRLQRGHDPPFKRLSGAPLVPQCRLCPRGRRLKTKCLPSRPRRLLLPSLPPADGSSSGVSRAARWLRCHPPGALIETINSPPAASFVPHPTVPGPCSPPESPQHCPGGVSSLSLSPSDKSVPCPTQLFYWHPQKQINKEQRCHRGQVASPSLGGGGW; encoded by the exons ATG ACCACGGCGCTGACGCAGGGGCTGGAGCGGATCCCGGACCAGGTTGGCTACCTGGTGATCAGCGACGGGGCCGTGCTGGCG TCCTCGGGGGACCTGGAGAACGACGAGCAAACGGCCGCGGTGCTCTCGGAGCTGGTGGGCACCGCCTGCGGGCTGCGGCTGCAGCGCGGCCACGACCCCCCCTTCAAGCGGCTCTCGG GGGCACCGCTCGTCCCCCAGTGCCGTTTGTGCCCGCgggggaggaggctgaagacCAAGTGCCTCCCGTCCCGTCCCCGCCGGCTCCTGCTGCCGTCCCTGCCTCCCGCCGATGGCTCCTCCAGTGGTGTGTCCAGGGCCGCTCGGTGGCTCCGGTGCCACCCGCCTGGCGCATTGATTGAGACAATAAACagccccccagctgcctcctttGTGCCCCACCCCACCGTTCCTGGTCCTTGCTCCCCACCCGAGTCCCCTCAGCATTGTCCTGGGGGCGTCTCCTCCCTGTCCCTATCCCCCAGTGACAAATCGGTGCCATGCCCAACCCAACTCTTTTATTGGCACCCGcagaaacaaataaataagGAGCAGAGGTGCCACAGGGGGCAGGTGGCATCCCCATCCCTAGGGGGAGGGGGATGGTAG
- the LAMTOR4 gene encoding ragulator complex protein LAMTOR4 isoform X1, producing the protein MTAAAIWRTTALTQGLERIPDQVGYLVISDGAVLASSGDLENDEQTAAVLSELVGTACGLRLQRGHDPPFKRLSGAPLVPQCRLCPRGRRLKTKCLPSRPRRLLLPSLPPADGSSSGVSRAARWLRCHPPGALIETINSPPAASFVPHPTVPGPCSPPESPQHCPGGVSSLSLSPSDKSVPCPTQLFYWHPQKQINKEQRCHRGQVASPSLGGGGW; encoded by the exons ATGACCGCAGCGGCAATATGGCGA ACCACGGCGCTGACGCAGGGGCTGGAGCGGATCCCGGACCAGGTTGGCTACCTGGTGATCAGCGACGGGGCCGTGCTGGCG TCCTCGGGGGACCTGGAGAACGACGAGCAAACGGCCGCGGTGCTCTCGGAGCTGGTGGGCACCGCCTGCGGGCTGCGGCTGCAGCGCGGCCACGACCCCCCCTTCAAGCGGCTCTCGG GGGCACCGCTCGTCCCCCAGTGCCGTTTGTGCCCGCgggggaggaggctgaagacCAAGTGCCTCCCGTCCCGTCCCCGCCGGCTCCTGCTGCCGTCCCTGCCTCCCGCCGATGGCTCCTCCAGTGGTGTGTCCAGGGCCGCTCGGTGGCTCCGGTGCCACCCGCCTGGCGCATTGATTGAGACAATAAACagccccccagctgcctcctttGTGCCCCACCCCACCGTTCCTGGTCCTTGCTCCCCACCCGAGTCCCCTCAGCATTGTCCTGGGGGCGTCTCCTCCCTGTCCCTATCCCCCAGTGACAAATCGGTGCCATGCCCAACCCAACTCTTTTATTGGCACCCGcagaaacaaataaataagGAGCAGAGGTGCCACAGGGGGCAGGTGGCATCCCCATCCCTAGGGGGAGGGGGATGGTAG
- the LAMTOR4 gene encoding ragulator complex protein LAMTOR4 isoform X5: MTAAAIWRTTALTQGLERIPDQVGYLVISDGAVLASSGDLENDEQTAAVLSELVGTACGLRLQRGHDPPFKRLSVVFGEHSLLVTISGQKLFVVKRQNHVQEPVTV, translated from the exons ATGACCGCAGCGGCAATATGGCGA ACCACGGCGCTGACGCAGGGGCTGGAGCGGATCCCGGACCAGGTTGGCTACCTGGTGATCAGCGACGGGGCCGTGCTGGCG TCCTCGGGGGACCTGGAGAACGACGAGCAAACGGCCGCGGTGCTCTCGGAGCTGGTGGGCACCGCCTGCGGGCTGCGGCTGCAGCGCGGCCACGACCCCCCCTTCAAGCGGCTCTCGG TGGTTTTTGGGGAGCACTCTCTGCTGGTCACCATCTCCGGCCAGAAACTCTTCGTGGTGAAGCGCCAGAACCACGTCCAGGAGCCTGTCACGGTCTGA
- the TRAPPC14 gene encoding trafficking protein particle complex subunit 14 isoform X2, with amino-acid sequence MESQCDYFMYFPAVPFAARELLSGEPGRYRALPRRNHLYLGETVRFLLVLRCRPGNGGGTGPGRPAWAELAASLSALASVSPGGIEACGDRDGDADGTGDGTGASPDPAVFRECRALLTHSQGPPGRPAAGIVVTVWQRDTEPAELREAGSYLGLLQARAPAQLFRQEQGAFKAQVSTLLTVLPPPVVRCRQLTVSGKYLTVLKVLNGWSQEEISLWDVQILPNFNASYLPVMPDGSVLLVDDVCHHSGEVPVGAFCRLAGAGSGCPCALSALEEHNFLFQLQAPERPPEDAKEGLEVPLVAIVQWSTPKLPFTSSIYTHYRLPSIRLERPRFVMTAACESPVRARQRFTVTYTLLNQLQDFLAVRLVWTPDATAAGKKLPGATLDAVVCHSPLTNLGYSRKGSAISIPVAFQALRAGLFELSQHMKLKLQFSANVANPPPEARALSRKSSPSSPAVRDLVERHQAGLGRSQSFSHQQPSRSHLMRSGSVMERRAITPPVGSPVGRPLYLPPDKTVLALDKIAKRECKVLVVEPVK; translated from the exons ATGGAGTCGCAGTGCGATTATTTTATGTACTTCCCGGCTGTGCCGTTCGCGGCCCGGGAGCTGCTGTCGGGCGAACCGGGCCGGTACCGGGCGCTCCCCCGCCGTAACCACCTTTACCTGGGTGAGACCGTCCGGTTCCTCCTGGTGCTCCGTTGCAGGCCCGGTAACGGCGGCGGCACTGGTCCGGGCCGGCCAGCCTGGGCCGAGCTGGCCGCCTCCTTGTCCGCCCTGGCCAGCGTCAGCCCCGGTGGCATCGAAGCCTGCGGCGATCGGGACGGAGATGCGGATGGCACCGGGGATGGGACCGGAGCCTCACCCGACCCCGCCGTGTTCCGAGAGTGCAGAGCGCTGCTGACACACAGCCAGGGTCCCCCGGGGCGGCCGGCGGCTGGC atcGTGGTGACAGTGTGGCAGAGGGACACGGAGCCAGCGGAGCTGCGGGAGGCTGGCAGctacctggggctgctgcaggcgCGGGCACCTGCCCAGCTCTTCcgccaggagcagggagcctTCAAGGCGCAGG tgagcacactgctgaccgTGCTGCCCCCACCCGTGGTGCGGTGCCGCCAGCTCACCGTGTCCGGCAAGTACCTGACAGTACTGAAAG TGCTCAACGGTTGGTCCCAGGAGGAGATCTCTCTCTGGGATGTGCAGATCCTGCCCAACTTCAATGCCAGCTACCTACCTGTGATGCCCGATGGCTCCGTCCTGCTGGTTGATGATGTTTG CCACCACTCCGGGGAGGTGCCTGTGGGGGCCTTCTGccgcctggcaggggctggctcaggctgcccttgTGCCCTGAGTGCCCTCGAGGAGCACAACTTCCTGttccagctgcaggcacccGAGAGGCCTCCAGAGGATGCCAAGGAG GGCTTGGAGGTCCCACTGGTGGCCATCGTCCAGTGGTCAACGCCCAAACTGCCTTTCACCAGCAGCATCTACACCCACTACCG GCTGCCAAGCATCCGCCTGGAGCGGCCTCGTTTCGTGATGACTGCAGCCTGTGAGTCGCCGGTGCGGGCACGGCAGCGCTTCACTGTCACCTACACCCTGCTCAACCAGCTCCAGGACTTCTTGGCAGTGCGCCTCGTCTGGACTCCCGATGCCACTGCAGCTG GCAAGAAGCTGCCCGGTGCCACCCTGGACGCTGTAGTGTGCCACTCCCCCCTCACCAACTTGGGCTACTCACGCAAGGGCAGTGCCATCTCCATCCCCGTGGCCTTCCAGGCGCTGCGGGCAGGGCTCTTTGAG CTATCTCAGCACATGAAGCTGAAGCTGCAGTTCAGTGCCAACGTTGCCAACCCCCCCCCTGAGGCGCGGGCACTGTCCcgcaagagcagccccagcagtcCTGCTGTGAGGGACCTGGTTGAGAggcaccaggcagggctgggcaggtcCCAGTCCTTCTCCCACCAGCAGCCCTCCCGAAGCCACCTCATGAG GTCTGGCAGCGTGATGGAGCGCAGAGCCATCACCCCCCCCGTGGGGTCACCCGTGGGGCGCCCTCTCTACCTGCCCCCCGACAAGACTGTGTTGGCACTGGACAAGATTGCCAAGCGTGAGTGCAAGGTGCTGGTGGTGGAACCTGTCAAGTGA
- the LAMTOR4 gene encoding ragulator complex protein LAMTOR4 isoform X2, translating into MASATTALTQGLERIPDQVGYLVISDGAVLASSGDLENDEQTAAVLSELVGTACGLRLQRGHDPPFKRLSGAPLVPQCRLCPRGRRLKTKCLPSRPRRLLLPSLPPADGSSSGVSRAARWLRCHPPGALIETINSPPAASFVPHPTVPGPCSPPESPQHCPGGVSSLSLSPSDKSVPCPTQLFYWHPQKQINKEQRCHRGQVASPSLGGGGW; encoded by the exons ATGGCGAGTGCG ACCACGGCGCTGACGCAGGGGCTGGAGCGGATCCCGGACCAGGTTGGCTACCTGGTGATCAGCGACGGGGCCGTGCTGGCG TCCTCGGGGGACCTGGAGAACGACGAGCAAACGGCCGCGGTGCTCTCGGAGCTGGTGGGCACCGCCTGCGGGCTGCGGCTGCAGCGCGGCCACGACCCCCCCTTCAAGCGGCTCTCGG GGGCACCGCTCGTCCCCCAGTGCCGTTTGTGCCCGCgggggaggaggctgaagacCAAGTGCCTCCCGTCCCGTCCCCGCCGGCTCCTGCTGCCGTCCCTGCCTCCCGCCGATGGCTCCTCCAGTGGTGTGTCCAGGGCCGCTCGGTGGCTCCGGTGCCACCCGCCTGGCGCATTGATTGAGACAATAAACagccccccagctgcctcctttGTGCCCCACCCCACCGTTCCTGGTCCTTGCTCCCCACCCGAGTCCCCTCAGCATTGTCCTGGGGGCGTCTCCTCCCTGTCCCTATCCCCCAGTGACAAATCGGTGCCATGCCCAACCCAACTCTTTTATTGGCACCCGcagaaacaaataaataagGAGCAGAGGTGCCACAGGGGGCAGGTGGCATCCCCATCCCTAGGGGGAGGGGGATGGTAG
- the LAMTOR4 gene encoding ragulator complex protein LAMTOR4 isoform X4, whose product MASASSGDLENDEQTAAVLSELVGTACGLRLQRGHDPPFKRLSGAPLVPQCRLCPRGRRLKTKCLPSRPRRLLLPSLPPADGSSSGVSRAARWLRCHPPGALIETINSPPAASFVPHPTVPGPCSPPESPQHCPGGVSSLSLSPSDKSVPCPTQLFYWHPQKQINKEQRCHRGQVASPSLGGGGW is encoded by the exons ATGGCGAGTGCG TCCTCGGGGGACCTGGAGAACGACGAGCAAACGGCCGCGGTGCTCTCGGAGCTGGTGGGCACCGCCTGCGGGCTGCGGCTGCAGCGCGGCCACGACCCCCCCTTCAAGCGGCTCTCGG GGGCACCGCTCGTCCCCCAGTGCCGTTTGTGCCCGCgggggaggaggctgaagacCAAGTGCCTCCCGTCCCGTCCCCGCCGGCTCCTGCTGCCGTCCCTGCCTCCCGCCGATGGCTCCTCCAGTGGTGTGTCCAGGGCCGCTCGGTGGCTCCGGTGCCACCCGCCTGGCGCATTGATTGAGACAATAAACagccccccagctgcctcctttGTGCCCCACCCCACCGTTCCTGGTCCTTGCTCCCCACCCGAGTCCCCTCAGCATTGTCCTGGGGGCGTCTCCTCCCTGTCCCTATCCCCCAGTGACAAATCGGTGCCATGCCCAACCCAACTCTTTTATTGGCACCCGcagaaacaaataaataagGAGCAGAGGTGCCACAGGGGGCAGGTGGCATCCCCATCCCTAGGGGGAGGGGGATGGTAG
- the GAL3ST4 gene encoding galactose-3-O-sulfotransferase 4 — MKLPSPSSCRLQTLGAALGVCATIGFTLQLLGGPFQRRVATAPAGHSLPPCQPRTHLVFLKTHKTGGSSLVNVLHRFGEGRGLRFALPHRYQFGYPRSFRAHWVKGYRPGGAPFDIICHHMRFNRTEVQKVMPNDSFYFSIVRDPGTLAESAFAYYRSVAPAFRRAPSLAAFLASPDRFYQAGTRGNHYARNLQWFDFGLPLPSGAGEAVAEGGQAAASGGETVSVQAALAELDRDFELVLLAEHFDESLVLLRRALCWPEEAVLAFAHNGRPPGATPRVSPAQAERLRAWNDLDWALYTHLNRTFWRRAEAFGAARLREEVTRLRQRRAAMARRCLQGGGPLPARAIADGRLRPFQPPGRAQILGYALRAGLARAERELCTRLATPELQYKDILDRRQFGSGSNASVPPGG, encoded by the exons ATGAAGCTTCCATCCCCCTCCAGCTGCCGCCTGCAGAccctgggggctgccctgggggtCTGCGCCACCATCGGCTtcactctgcagctcctgggggggCCCTTCCAGCGCAG GGTTGCCACGGCCCCCGCCGGGCACTCCCTGCCCCCGTGCCAGCCTCGTACCCACCTGGTGTTCCTGAAGACCCACAAGACAGggggcagcagcctggtgaACGTCCTGCACCGCTTCGGGGAGGGTCGAGGGCTGCGCTTCGCCCTCCCCCACCGCTACCAATTTGGCTACCCAAGGTCCTTCCGTGCCCACTGGGTCAAAGGGTACCGCCCGGGGGGTGCCCCCTTCGACATCATCTGCCACCACATGCGCTTCAACCGCACCGAG gtgcagaagGTGATGCCCAACGACAGCTTCTACTTCTCCATCGTGCGTGACCCTGGCACTTTGGCCGAGTCAGCCTTCGCCTACTACCGCTCTGTGGCGCCAGCCTTCCGCCGGGCACCTTCCCTGGCAGCCTTCCTGGCATCTCCGGACCGCTTCTACCAAGCAGGCACCCGCGGCAACCACTACGCTCGCAACCTGCAGTGGTTCGACTTTGGGCTGCCGCTGCCGTCGGGGGCCGGAGAAGCGGTGGCTGAGGGCGGTCAGGCGGCGGCGAGCGGCGGCGAGACGGTCTCGGTGCAGGCGGCGCTGGCCGAGCTGGATCGGGACTTcgagctggtgctgctggcggAGCACTTCGACGAGTCTCTGGTGCTGCTCCGCCGGGCGCTGTGCTGGCCCGAGGAGGCTGTGCTCGCTTTCGCCCATAACGGCCGCCCCCCCGGGGCCACCCCACGCGTCTCGCCCGCCCAAGCCGAGCGCTTGCGGGCGTGGAACGACCTGGATTGGGCTCTTTACACGCACCTCAACCGCACCTTCTGGCGCCGGGCGGAGGCTTTCGGTGCCGCTCGCTTACGGGAGGAGGTGACCCGGCTGAGACAGCGCCGTGCCGCTATGGCCCGCCGGTGCTTGCAGGGCGGGGGGCCACTGCCCGCCCGAGCTATCGCCGACGGCCGTCTCCGACCCTTCCAGCCGCCCGGGAGGGCTCAGATCCTGGGGTACGCGCTGCGGGCGGGCCTGGCCCGCGCTGAACGGGAGCTCTGCACCCGCCTCGCCACCCCTGAGCTGCAGTACAAGGACATCCTGGACCGGCGGCAGTTCGGCTCGGGGAGCAACGCCTCCGTCCCGCCCGGTGGGTAG